The Clostridia bacterium DNA window AACCCCCCACTTAGTAGATGATAAATAGGGTACTCCCAACTATTCCCTTGTGTCCAACCCCAAATAGCTGTCAAAACAAAGACAGTACCCAAATAAGAAAATGGAATTCGCCAATTGATCTGACCTTTATAAAATAAATAAACAGCACCTAAAAGTAGGGCTAATGCACAGGTTTCACCCAAACTTCCCCCTACATTACCTATAAAAAGTTGTTTCAATGAAGGTAAATCTGAATGACCGGCCTTTAACATTCCCAAAGGGGTAGCAGTTGTTAGACCATCAAATGGTTTAATCCACTTAGTCATAGCTGCTGGCCAAGAAGCTAATAATACCGCTCTACCGACCAAAGCCGGATTAAACAAATTATTACCCAAACCGCCAAATAATTGCTTGCCCACAATAATCGCTATAAACGCTCCTATAGCCGCCATCCAGCAGGGTAAGCCTGCTGGTAAACAAAAAGCCAATAATAAACCAGTCACCACCGCACTATAATCATTTAAAGTAATTGCTTGTCCCCTAATTTTTTGAGCTAAAAACTCACTAAACATGGCCACAATAATACAGGTGAAGATAACTTTTATTGCCCCAAATCCGAAAAAATAAATTGCAGCCACTAATGCAGGAGAAAGGGCCAAAAGCACATCCCGCATTGCCGCGGAAACGGTATTACCACTATGAAAATGTGGTGCTGTAGAAATAGTTAATTTACTCATTTCTTTTTACCTCCCCCCTTTTTAGCTAAAGCAATAGCCTGTTTAGCCCGTTGAATATATTGTACTAAGGGGATATGTGCTGGACAAACATAAGCACAAGAACCACATTCAATACAACTTAAGACATTATTTTTTTCGGCCTGCTCCCAAAAACCACGTTTAGCCAGACGTACCAAAGTAGTTGGTTCTAAAAATAAAGGACAAGCCTCAATACATTTGGCACAGCGTACACAACTAGTTTCTTTTTTCACTGTCCCTGCCGTGTGGGCTAAAACCACAATTCCGGAAGTACCTTTAACTACTGGTATATCTGCCGTAAAGACTGTTTTCCCCATCATTAAACCACCAGCAATGATTTTTTCAGTTTCACCTTGATAACCACCACTTTCCTCAATCAGGTGACTAAACAGTGTGCCAATTCTTACTAAATAATTAGCCGGTTTTTTAATACCAGTACCATTTACCGTAACAACACGTTCAATGAGTGGTTTACCTTCTTCTACAGCCTGAGCGACAGCAAAGGCTGTACCCACATTATTGACAATTACACCTACATCAAGGGGCAATCCCCCCACGGGAACTTCTCTTTGTGTACAAGCATAAATAAGATGCTTTTCCGAACCTTGTGGATATTTAACCCGTAAAGGCTGAACTCGAATTTGTTTATCATTAATTAATATTTCCTGTAAATGTTTAATAACATCTAATTTATTTTCTTCTACAGCAATAATTCCCTGCTGGCAATCAGTTGCTTTTAGAATATAGCGTAAACCAGTAATAATACGTTCCGCCTGTTCCAGCATTAAACGATGATCGGCTGTAAGATAAGGTTCACATTCAGCACCATTTAGAATAATATAATCTGCTTTTTTTCCTTCTACTGGAGCATATTTCACATGTGTGGGGAAAGCC harbors:
- a CDS encoding RnfABCDGE type electron transport complex subunit D; the protein is MSKLTISTAPHFHSGNTVSAAMRDVLLALSPALVAAIYFFGFGAIKVIFTCIIVAMFSEFLAQKIRGQAITLNDYSAVVTGLLLAFCLPAGLPCWMAAIGAFIAIIVGKQLFGGLGNNLFNPALVGRAVLLASWPAAMTKWIKPFDGLTTATPLGMLKAGHSDLPSLKQLFIGNVGGSLGETCALALLLGAVYLFYKGQINWRIPFSYLGTVFVLTAIWGWTQGNSWEYPIYHLLSGGLILGAFFMATDWVTSPITPKGKLVFGIGCGLLTVLIRLQGGYPEGVCYSILLMNMATPLIDRYTKRRVFGGVGRSA
- the rsxC gene encoding electron transport complex subunit RsxC, whose protein sequence is MNTATFKGGLNLPGYKENTERLAIVPASIPELVYLPLVQHIGAPCSPLVKIGDQVKKGEKIAAGQGFVTAPIHASVSGKIKAIEKMGHPGGNFVTSIIIENDGREEWAATVKPRAHPGDLSGEEIRKIVWEAGIVGLGGAAFPTHVKYAPVEGKKADYIILNGAECEPYLTADHRLMLEQAERIITGLRYILKATDCQQGIIAVEENKLDVIKHLQEILINDKQIRVQPLRVKYPQGSEKHLIYACTQREVPVGGLPLDVGVIVNNVGTAFAVAQAVEEGKPLIERVVTVNGTGIKKPANYLVRIGTLFSHLIEESGGYQGETEKIIAGGLMMGKTVFTADIPVVKGTSGIVVLAHTAGTVKKETSCVRCAKCIEACPLFLEPTTLVRLAKRGFWEQAEKNNVLSCIECGSCAYVCPAHIPLVQYIQRAKQAIALAKKGGGKKK